From Nonlabens sp. Ci31, the proteins below share one genomic window:
- a CDS encoding M23 family metallopeptidase, whose protein sequence is MGKRKKDKNQKSKWTHHYRMVVLNDDTFEERFSLKLNRLNVFMLTLISAVLLIGATTVLIAFTPIREYIPGYADITTKRNSIELTKETDSIQQVLRTNEEFYGRIKMLLNGDITTEEYERIDSIAKVETDIETADLAPIKEDSLLREEVAQEDRYSVIAGAKAKTNFVFFPPIKGIISGDYDTEIKHYAVDVAAASGTPIKAAADGTVVFASWSAETGYTMLIEHAYGLITVYKHAGSLIKEQNDQVLAGEVIASVGNTGELTTGPHLHFEIWSDGYPLDPTNFINFE, encoded by the coding sequence ATGGGAAAAAGAAAAAAAGATAAAAACCAAAAAAGCAAGTGGACACATCATTACCGCATGGTGGTGCTTAATGACGATACCTTTGAAGAACGGTTTAGTCTGAAATTAAACAGACTCAATGTTTTTATGCTAACTCTTATAAGTGCCGTTTTATTGATAGGAGCAACCACAGTTCTCATTGCTTTCACACCTATACGAGAATACATCCCTGGATATGCTGACATAACTACTAAGAGAAACTCTATAGAACTCACCAAGGAAACAGATTCTATACAGCAAGTACTACGTACCAATGAGGAGTTTTATGGTCGTATTAAAATGCTGCTCAATGGGGATATTACTACAGAAGAATACGAGCGTATTGACAGTATCGCAAAGGTAGAAACTGATATAGAGACTGCAGATCTTGCACCTATTAAGGAGGACAGTCTTTTGAGAGAAGAAGTTGCTCAGGAAGATCGCTACAGTGTCATTGCCGGAGCAAAGGCCAAAACGAACTTTGTCTTCTTCCCTCCGATAAAAGGGATTATTTCTGGAGATTATGATACAGAGATAAAACATTATGCTGTAGATGTAGCAGCAGCTTCAGGAACGCCTATTAAAGCAGCTGCAGATGGAACTGTAGTTTTTGCTAGTTGGAGTGCAGAGACTGGCTATACCATGTTAATTGAACACGCTTACGGGCTTATTACTGTTTATAAACACGCAGGAAGTCTTATCAAAGAGCAAAATGATCAGGTACTCGCAGGAGAAGTGATCGCTAGCGTTGGAAATACGGGAGAGCTAACCACAGGACCTCATCTTCATTTTGAAATCTGGAGCGATGGGTATCCGCTAGATCCTACTAATTTTATCAATTTTGAATAA